CGTCGACGAAATCCGCAAACACCCCTATACCGTGCTGCTGCTCGATGAGGTCGAGAAGGCGCACCCGGACCTGTTCAGCATCCTGCTCCAGGTAATGGACCATGCGGGGCTCACGGACAATCAAGGCCGGAAAGCGGATTTCCGCAACGTAATCCTGATCATGACCTCAAACGCGGGCGCGCGCGAACTAGCCGCGCGCAGCATCGGCTTTCGCGGCGACCTCGACGAGTCGCAACGCAAGAGTCTGCACGCGGTCGAGAAGGCGTTCACGCCTGAATTTCGCAACCGGCTGGACGCCATTGTGGCGTTCAATCCGCTGCCAATGATTGTTATCGAGCGGGTTGTGGACAAATTCCTGCGCGAACTCGAACTGCAACTAACGGCGCGCAAGGTGCGCCTGCGCCTGAGCGCCGAGGCGCGCCGCTGGCTTGCCGAGCATGGCTACGACGACAAGATGGGCGCCCGCCCGCTGAGCCGGCTCATCCAGCAGAAGATCGCTGATCCGCTTACGGACGAAATCCTCTTCGGGCGTTTGGAAAAGGGCGGCGATGTCACCGTCGAACTGCGCGAGGGCGAACTGGCCTTCGCGTTCCCGGAATCCGGAGACGCGGAAACGGGAGCGCGTATCTGATCGCTTGGAGGCGTTGACCGCGCCCGAAAGGGCGAGCGGTCGCGGCGGATGCTCTTCGGCCGTGGACGGTGTCTCCAAACGCGTTTTCCGGCGCCTTCGCGTCCTATGCTTCCATGGTGCGGTCATCGGACAGGTTGTACCAGCCGACACCGAGTTTGCGCAGGGCGTACCCGGTTTCTCTGAGGTGGTCGCCGTAGGCGAGCATCCAATGAAAGCCGCGCATTTCCTCCGCCAGCCGGCGATAATCGCCCTCGATGGCCACGTCGATCTGCGAACGGCAGATATCGAGGAACGGATTGGCCTTGATCGTCCCGCGGAAGCCGATCCATCGTTTGGTTTCGAAATCCGGGTCGATCATGGTGATTATTTGGCCGATCCGCATATCGACCTTCGGCGCCGCGCCGTAGTCGGACTCGAAATGCGTGAGGATACGAGTCTTTTCGAGCGTCTTGCCATCCATTTTCCGCGGCGCGGTACAGTGGGCCACTGTGACGACGCCATGGTGGGGGTAGGTCGGGTCCTGGAGGAATACGGGGGTCTGTGCGATGTGGTGTAACAGGATGCCCGACGGGATGACGGCGAAATCGGACTCGCAGAAGGCCATGCCGCCGTCGTCGTTAATGAAACTGAGCGGCATGCACGCCGTGGTCTCGGAGAGCGGCATGATCGTGCCCATGCAGTTATTGACCGTGATCGCAGGCGCGTTCATCTCGGCCATGAGGTCTTCGAAGATTTCCGTGAGCAGATAGGCGCAAACCATGAACGTGCGGTCTGTCTCGAGTTTCGTGCCGGGCAATCCCAGATACTCATCGGTCATAGCCTCGGCTCGCGCAACCCGGGCGGCATCCTGGCGCGCGGCGACGATGCGCTTGCCCAAGTCGTCGTAGGGTTCGTCGAGCAGTTCCATCTTCCAGAGTTCTTTGGCAATCTTCGGCGCGTCCTGGCCGCCCGCGCCCCAGCCGCTTGCCCCGCCGATGCACACGATGCGCGAACCGACGGTGTTCTTTAACGCATAGAACGATCGAAGCCGCCAAAGCACGTCCGCCGTCTGGTCGACCACAACGTCGCAGGGTTCCAGCCCGGGCTGGCCATATTCATCGACGGTCTTGCGCAGCAGGCGGGGATGCGCAATCTCGTACCAAAGGTACGCCGGGCCGGTTTCGTGCCTCACGAACACGATGTTATAGCGCTTGGGGGATATGAGCGTCTCCATTTCCTCGACGCCGCCCGTAGCGCCGTAGATGAGCATTACGTCCGCGTCGCCGTCACGCAGCACGGCGGCTTCGTCTTTGTTCGTGACGCGCGCGAGAGGCCGGAATTCCACGGGAAACTCGGCCTGGGTCTTGAGGTTCTTGATCTCGCCGTCGATACGGTCTGTTTCTTGCGTCACGTCGTCTTGGGTGTGCAAGCCGCCCCAGGACCGCCAGCTGGTCTGATTCTGGCGCTGAAACAGTTGATAGGACAATACGGGCTGAACGACAAGCGCCTTACGGGGACGCGAGGGATGCACTCGTTCGCGCGCTGCCGCTGCGGCACCGCGTCGGGTTTCAGTCGTGGCGCATCCGCTGACGACGGCGGCGGTTGCGGCCGTTCCGCCGAGCGCGGCAAGAAACGTGCGCCGTTTCATTGGCTCCAAATGACATCCGCAACACCCGGTATGATGCTTGTGCTCCTGCATGACGGCACTCCGCCGCGCCGGGCGGGGCCGGCGCCGTTGTTGTAACATTGAACGCTTCAACAATCGTGGAAGACGTTTCTGGCACAAAAGATAGCACATTCTTGCGCCGCGTACACCTTCGCGACGTGGCCGCCGTCCTTTTCTTGCGCCCGTGTGCTTCCTGCCCAGTCTATCCTGTGCAAATCGGCTATGGCTGTATTTTGGCTCGGACTTCAAACCGCACATTTCCCCTCTGGCCAAAATCGGCAAATTGTCGTACCATAAAGGTGTGAAGTGGTCACGACAATAGGGGAGGCGCATCATGGATACGCGACGCGGGTTTACGCTGATTGAACTGCTGGTGGTGATCGCGATTATCGGCATTCTGGCGGCG
The nucleotide sequence above comes from Candidatus Hydrogenedentota bacterium. Encoded proteins:
- a CDS encoding sugar isomerase, encoding MLQQRRRPRPARRSAVMQEHKHHTGCCGCHLEPMKRRTFLAALGGTAATAAVVSGCATTETRRGAAAAARERVHPSRPRKALVVQPVLSYQLFQRQNQTSWRSWGGLHTQDDVTQETDRIDGEIKNLKTQAEFPVEFRPLARVTNKDEAAVLRDGDADVMLIYGATGGVEEMETLISPKRYNIVFVRHETGPAYLWYEIAHPRLLRKTVDEYGQPGLEPCDVVVDQTADVLWRLRSFYALKNTVGSRIVCIGGASGWGAGGQDAPKIAKELWKMELLDEPYDDLGKRIVAARQDAARVARAEAMTDEYLGLPGTKLETDRTFMVCAYLLTEIFEDLMAEMNAPAITVNNCMGTIMPLSETTACMPLSFINDDGGMAFCESDFAVIPSGILLHHIAQTPVFLQDPTYPHHGVVTVAHCTAPRKMDGKTLEKTRILTHFESDYGAAPKVDMRIGQIITMIDPDFETKRWIGFRGTIKANPFLDICRSQIDVAIEGDYRRLAEEMRGFHWMLAYGDHLRETGYALRKLGVGWYNLSDDRTMEA